In Patescibacteria group bacterium, the genomic window CCCTGGCCTAATCCGAGGCACCTTTCGTTGTGGCGTTTTGCTTTGGTCGGCCGCCCGCCCTGCCTTTTCAGATCCTCCTGGTGTTCTATGTTTCCCATGAGAAAGGGAATGATATCCATGAGTATCTGGTCGGGGTAGCTCCGGCAGCGTTGTGTGAGAATCCTCTCGAAGTAGCTCTGGGTCGGGTTGGTAACCTGGCGCATGTCGATCTTACTCCCATCCTCCAAGTGGAGGATGAGCGCGTCGCTGTCTGTCTCGATTCCGAGCAGAAACGGCCAGATCATCTTGGGGAATGCTCGCTTGATCTCATTCAGAAAACCTTCCAGGTACTCCATGGCGTCTTCCAAATTGTGACCGAAGCCGGCACATCCGAGATCTTTGCCCGATTCCGAGAAGTGGTAGGTTTCCAACAGGCAAGCTAGGACGTGCATGGAATGGGCATATTCATACCCCTCCAGCAGACTGTCGCGGAATTTCGGCCAACCAGCCGAGAAGCGCCCGCCGATATTACGGTACGGAGTGGTCAACCCGAATGGTATTTTGCAACACCGACGCAGGTTCACACGCCCGTCCATGCACAGCGTTTTGTAGAATTCCGTGGGGTGTTGCCGACGGTATTCTCGGCGCTGTGGGGTGGTTTCGATGAACAGCGCGGACATGCGCTCGTTCATCGCCAGAATCTCTTCCCTCATCGTCTGGGGCATAAAGCCTCCTCAGTTTGGTTAGCGTGAACATTCCGTAAATTCTATCTCTGCCATATCGTTCGGCAAACCCTCTCCGTTTAAATGAAATGAGCAAATAAATAACAATCCTAGGTCGAAATAACCTTAAGGATTTGGCTAAGGGTAACAAAAACGGTGATTTTGTCAAGCCCCCCAAAATTCAAAACGGCCCGATTCAAGGGTCTATTTTATTTATTTTGAAGAATTACTAGTGTATTGACTTATGAATCCTGTCTTGGTATGTTAATTTTATCCTCCGAACCTTCACTTTAGCTGAAGGGAGTGGGTATGTCCCGATCCGCCTCAATCTGACTGGCGCAGATCTCGTGTCTGATCAACCAACTGATCATCCAAACACGAAGGAGCCAGTCATGGCCAAGACCAAGAAGAAGGCAGCACATTTGTTGTTGAGCGGAAGGCAGTGCCCCTGCGACGGCAAGAAGGGTGGTAGGAAGTGCCGAAACTTCCAGGAAAACCATCCCGACAACTGTCGCGGCTGCGAGCATGAAGGTGCCATGAGTCGCGCCGCCAAGCAGAGGGAGTCCCGCGCCCGCACCTGAGCACTGAGCTCAACAGTTCGCATGTACTTCATAAACATCAGCACCCTGGAGGGTGATATGCCGAGGAAAGTCTCTGCTGCTCAGATCTTCCAACGCCGGGATACTAGGGAAGACATCCTGTGTCCCGACCACAACGCAGTTGGATTCAACGCGTGCAAGGAAGGCGGGCGGATCCGCATCGTGAATTGCGGCCAGTCGCCGATCACGATCGGTGCTCGTCGCCGACTGGTCCAGCCGGGCGGAACCACCCTCATCGCGAGGGATGTGCCGATCTCGGTCGGCGAACGCAAGTATTTCTGCAAATAGCGCATTCCGCGCCGCTCTTTTCTCCATAGATTGGTCCGCCCCGAAAGCTAAGGCTTAGGGGCATTTTTCTTTCTATTGATTTTTATGCTAAAGTAAGTATAATAGTTCTACTTTAAGGAAGAGTCGTCCCACACCATTTCGCTTTCGCTTCAGGTGCAGGACAGGCGCCGTGGCTAGTGCGCTTGTCTTGCCAAGATGGCAAAAGGTAGTTTAACAAATCAAAATCAAAGTAAAACATTACGGAGAGGTCGCATAGTGGCCTAGTGCGCTTGCTTGGAAAGCAAGTAGACCTTCACCGGTCTCGAGGGTTCAAATCCCTCCCTCTCCGCCAACATCTCTTAAGTTCTCCGCCGAAGGCGGACCCGCCTCTGGCGGGAAATCTCGCCCTCTCCGCCATTAATAAAAATTTCAATGGAAAACAAGAACCATCCTGAAAGATCGCTAATGCATACAGTAACCGTTCCTTTTATATGGGGGATTGTAGTTCCTTTATTGATCCTAGATTTTTTTATGGAGTTATACCACAGAATCTGTTTTCCGATTTATAACATTCCGCTTGTTGACCGATCAAAGTATATAAAAATTGACAGACACAAGCTGGATTATTTAGAAACATTAGACAAGTTGAATTGTGTTTATTGCGGGTATGCCAACGGTTTATTGCGCTATACGGCCGTGATCGCGGCGGAAACGGAAAAATATTGGTGTGGCATTAAACATGCTAAGACCGAAGGGTATGTTGAGCCGGAACATCATAAAGATTTTTTAGAATACGGAGATGAGAATGGTTTTATAAAAAAATATAAAATGGGGGGAGCTACCGAAACCGAAGAAGAAGATGGTTTTGCCAAAAAATCGCAGAACAATTAATTTGTAATAATTATTCTTAAATATTGCGCGCCATGGAATATCTCGATGTAGTCAATGAAAAAGACGAAGTTATCGGGAAGGCCAGTAAAGAAGATATCTATAAAAAATCATTGAGTCATAGAATTGTTCATGTATTGGTATTTAATGGCGCCGGAGAAATGGCTCTGCAGTTACGGGGAAAGGATGTGTATTATTGCCCGTCACACTGGTGTACTTCGGCTGGCGGTCACGTAAAGTCAGGCGAAAGTTACGAAACGGCTGCCAGGCGCGAATTGAAAGAGGAGTGCGGTATCGATACGGAAATTGAATTTATGTATCAGGATATCTATTTTCATAAGGAAACGTTGAAAAAGTTTTTATCCATATTTAAAGCCGTGTATAATGAACCGCTGGTAATGAGAAATGAGGAAGTGGAAAGAATTGAATTTTTCAGCATTGATAAGATTAAACAGATGATTACTGCCGGAGAAAAAGTACATCCGGAATTAGCATTTATTATCGAGAATCATTTCTAAAATATGACTGACAACACCATAGAAGAGATTAAAACACGGCTGGATATCAAAGAGGTTATCCAGGAATACATCCAGCTAAAAAAAGCGGGTTCCAATCTGAAGGCGGTCTGCCCTTTTCATGGTGAGAAAACGCCGTCTTTTATGGTATCGCCGGAAAAACAGATCTGGCATTGTTTCGGATGTGGTGAGGGCGGTGATATTTTTGGTTTTATCCAAAAAATTGAGGGGATAGAATTCCCGGAAGCACTGCGTATTCTGGCAAAGCGCGCAGGAGTAGAAATAACGAGGCAGGACCCCCAGCTGCAAAATAAGAAAACGCGCCTGCTCGATATCTGCAAAATGACAGCCAGTTATTTTAATAAAGTATTATTAGAATCTTCACAGGCGGAATTCGCCCGTAACTATCTCAAACAAAGATCGATTGACCAGGATGCGGTTGACCGGTTTAAAATAGGATACTCGCCTGATTCTTGGGATGCTTTGAGTATATTTTTGAAAAAGAAAGGTTATTCAGAGGAAGAAATATTTCTGGCCGGGCTGACGGTAAAAAAAGATAAAGGAGTCGGCTACTATGACCGGTTTCGTGGGCGACTGATGTTCCCGATCTATGATGTCCATGGCAATACGGTCGGTTTTGGCGGAAGAGTACTGGAGCAGAAAGAAGAAGGTGCAAAATACATTAACAGTCCTCAAACATTAATCTATGATAAAAGCCATGTATTGTATGGACTGGATAAATCTAAAACCGCAATCCGTAAAATGGGCGAGGCAATCATTGTTGAAGGATATACAGATTGCATTTCCGCTTATCAGGCGGATATCACGAATGTTGTTGCTTCTTCCGGTACAGCGCTGACTGAAGGACAAGTTTTACTTTTAAAGCGATTTACCGAAAATCTAGTGATGTCTTTTGATCATGATGCGGCCGGAGCAGAAGCGGCGAAACGGGGAATTGAAATTGCGCTGTCAAATGAAATGAACGTGAAAGTAGTGGAATTGCCGTCCGGCAAAGACCCCGATGAATGTATCAGGAATAATAAAGATGGATTTATTATGGCGGTTAAGAATGCCAAACCATATTTAAACTACTATTTTGATGTCACATTCCAGAAATATAACAGTGCTGATGTTCAGGATAAAAAGAAGGCTGCCGGAATATTGTTGCCGGTAATTGCCAAAATAGGCGATACAATTGAGCAAGCGCATTGGCTAAAAGAGTTGAGTAAGAAACTGGATGTGGATGAAAGCATCCTGAGAGACCGACTTCCTGCCAATGCGGTAAGGAGCAAAAAAGTAACAAGTGGAGCAAAACCGGAACAAAAAGTTAAGGTGGCTGACCGTTTTTACAGAATTGGAGAGGAATTATTGAGTTTATTGATCCAATTCCCGGGTTCTATGGCTGTTACTATTGATAAATTATTGCCGGAATACTTTACGGGAGATAAGCAGAGGGAACTTTACAAAAACATAGTTGTCTATTATACTAAAAAAGAACATTTTAACGTATCTGAATTCCAGAAAAACATTGAGACGGAAAAGCAGAATGAGAGCAACCTTTCTGCCTATTTGGACGTACTCTTTCTCCTTGGTGGCGAGCAGTTTCACGAACTAAGTGATGATCAGGCAAAATTGTACATTGCTGAAAGAGTAAATATGCTAAAAAAGAACAATATCCTTGCTCAGTTAATAAATATTGAACATAATATTAAAAACTTAGAGCAAGATGATTCAAGTGGTCAAAATCAGAATGAGCTTGACCAACTTACAGAAAATTTCAATCAACTTACAAATCAATTACGTAATTTGGAATAACCACTAACTGCCAAAGAATACGCCCCGGGATTAATGAGGGCGGTTTTGTAGGCAGGGTGTTAATCTATGCCTAAAACAACAAAGAGCGCCAAAAAAAAAGTAGTTTCAGTTTCAAAAAAGAAAAAGAAAGCCGGCAAGCCGGTAAAACATGCTGTTAAGAAGTTGCATTTGAAAAAGAAAGCAACAGGGAAAAAAACAGCAAAAAAAACCGTAGTTAAGAAAGCGGTAAAACATAAACCAAAGGCGGCATCACAGCCGATAGACCCGAAGGTTATTGAACGCCTGATCGAAAAAGGAAGATCAAGGGGTTTTGTTACTGAAACGGAAATTTTATATACACTGCCGGATTTGGAGGAGTATTTAAGTGAATATGAAGAAATTTTAAACAAGTTCGAGGATCAGGGAATTCAAGTTGTAGAAACAAAGCAGGGAATTCTGGACACTGATACCGATTCCTGGATATTGGATAAAAAAGTAAAATCTTTGGAAGAAAAGAGGAAGTTTGATCTGGGTGATATCGCGAATGATTCGGTCCAGATGTATCTCAGAGAAATCGGCAATGTTCCATTGTTGACCGGTGAGGAAGAAGTGAAGCTGGCGAAACTTAAAGAGAGAAATGACGAAGAAGCGAAGAAAAAATTGATTGAAGCAAATCTCCGTCTGGTCGTTAGCATTGCAAAAAAATTCACCGGCCGTAGTTTGTCCTTACTTGATTTGATTCAAGAAGGTAACGTTGGATTATTTCGTGC contains:
- the dnaG gene encoding DNA primase, producing MTDNTIEEIKTRLDIKEVIQEYIQLKKAGSNLKAVCPFHGEKTPSFMVSPEKQIWHCFGCGEGGDIFGFIQKIEGIEFPEALRILAKRAGVEITRQDPQLQNKKTRLLDICKMTASYFNKVLLESSQAEFARNYLKQRSIDQDAVDRFKIGYSPDSWDALSIFLKKKGYSEEEIFLAGLTVKKDKGVGYYDRFRGRLMFPIYDVHGNTVGFGGRVLEQKEEGAKYINSPQTLIYDKSHVLYGLDKSKTAIRKMGEAIIVEGYTDCISAYQADITNVVASSGTALTEGQVLLLKRFTENLVMSFDHDAAGAEAAKRGIEIALSNEMNVKVVELPSGKDPDECIRNNKDGFIMAVKNAKPYLNYYFDVTFQKYNSADVQDKKKAAGILLPVIAKIGDTIEQAHWLKELSKKLDVDESILRDRLPANAVRSKKVTSGAKPEQKVKVADRFYRIGEELLSLLIQFPGSMAVTIDKLLPEYFTGDKQRELYKNIVVYYTKKEHFNVSEFQKNIETEKQNESNLSAYLDVLFLLGGEQFHELSDDQAKLYIAERVNMLKKNNILAQLINIEHNIKNLEQDDSSGQNQNELDQLTENFNQLTNQLRNLE
- a CDS encoding NUDIX domain-containing protein: MEYLDVVNEKDEVIGKASKEDIYKKSLSHRIVHVLVFNGAGEMALQLRGKDVYYCPSHWCTSAGGHVKSGESYETAARRELKEECGIDTEIEFMYQDIYFHKETLKKFLSIFKAVYNEPLVMRNEEVERIEFFSIDKIKQMITAGEKVHPELAFIIENHF
- a CDS encoding sigma-70 family RNA polymerase sigma factor, with protein sequence MPKTTKSAKKKVVSVSKKKKKAGKPVKHAVKKLHLKKKATGKKTAKKTVVKKAVKHKPKAASQPIDPKVIERLIEKGRSRGFVTETEILYTLPDLEEYLSEYEEILNKFEDQGIQVVETKQGILDTDTDSWILDKKVKSLEEKRKFDLGDIANDSVQMYLREIGNVPLLTGEEEVKLAKLKERNDEEAKKKLIEANLRLVVSIAKKFTGRSLSLLDLIQEGNVGLFRAVEKFDYRKGFKFSTYATWWIRQAITRSLADQSRTIRIPVHMVETINKFQQIERQLIQSLGREPLPEEIAAEMDETVEKINHIIKISQDTVSLETSVGEDDEDSSLGDFIEDVKTMTPDRSASLQLLKDHVKAIIRELPAREQKILEMRFGLIDGVAHTLEEVGQEFGVTRERIRQIEAKALEKIQGHEGMKKLRDY